The following are encoded together in the Tripterygium wilfordii isolate XIE 37 chromosome 18, ASM1340144v1, whole genome shotgun sequence genome:
- the LOC119984896 gene encoding LOW QUALITY PROTEIN: 2-oxoglutarate and iron-dependent oxygenase JMJD4 (The sequence of the model RefSeq protein was modified relative to this genomic sequence to represent the inferred CDS: substituted 1 base at 1 genomic stop codon), translating to MGIEIGGHIEKLNGKEFTYGEFVDKYLAKNQPVVLTGLMDDWLACKDWVTDDGKPDLQFVSTNFGKSRVQVADCNNKEFTDQKRVEMSVSEFVEHWLEGSVREGSDREGNGKSVLYLKDWHFVKEYPEYIAYRTPLFFCDDWLNLYLDHHRLHKDPDTYQENNDISCSDYRFVYMGKKGSWTPLHADVFRSYSXSANVCGKKKWLLLSPSQSHLVFDRNMKSHVYNIFDDVSETKFPGFKKAIWLECTQERGEIIFVPSGWFHQVHNLEDTVSINHNWFNGYNLSWVWDLLLRDYNEAKEYIEDIRDICDDFEGLCQRNLAANTGMNFYDFFIFLTRFFLANTFQLYNLPEAYSDSVWNLPPVVHTFVLNLVYIRKIASRMKSVGVLAGNDSLCLDVRKTLDDPLFLEMSMDLSRTYGMIHEEQNLIGYPRNALVDFGEFNYCICNPEDLVKFMDYAVVKLSGNCSKGSILLHELDDTFPLCQS from the exons ATGGGAATCGAAATCGGAGGGCACATAGAGAAGTTGAACGGGAAAGAGTTTACCTACGGAGAGTTTGTTGACAAGTACTTAGCGAAGAACCAGCCTGTGGTTCTTACGGGACTCATGGACGATTGGCTTGCTTGTAAAGATTGGGTCACCGACGATGGCAAGCCCGATCTTCAGTTCGTATCCACTAATTTTGGCAAATCCAGAGTGCAG GTTGCAGATTGCAATAACAAAGAATTCACGGATCAAAAGAGAGTAGAGATGTCTGTTTCGGAGTTTGTTGAGCATTGGCTTGAGGGTTCTGTGCGTGAAGGCAGTGATCGGGAGGGTAATGGCAAATCGGTGCTGTATTTGAAGGACTGGCATTTTGTGAAG GAGTACCCAGAATATATAGCATACAGAACTCCGCTGTTCTTTTGTGATGATTGGCTCAACCTTTATCTCGACCATCATCGTTTGCATAAGGATCCTGACACTTACCAAGAGAATAACGATATTAGTTGCTCTGACTATCGTTTTGTTTATATGGGAAAGAAAG GTTCTTGGACTCCTCTTCATGCTGATGTTTTCAGGTCTTACAGTTGATCTGCAAATGTGTGTGGCAAGAAGAAATGGCTTCTTTTATCTCCATCTCAAAGCCACCTTGTGTTTGACAG AAATATGAAGAGCcatgtatataatatatttgacGATGTAAGCGAAACAAAATTCCCTGGTTTTAAGAAG GCTATCTGGTTGGAATGCACTCAAGAGCGtggtgaaattatttttgtgccTAGTGGATGGTTTCATCAAGTTCATAATCTG GAAGATACAGTATCAATTAACCATAATTGGTTCAATGGTTATAACCTTTCTTGGGTG tGGGATTTGCTTTTAAGAGACTACAACGAGGCCAAAGAATATATAGAGGACATCAGGGATATCTGTGATGATTTTGAGGGACTCTGCCAACGCAATCTTGCAGCTAACACAG GGATGAatttttatgatttctttatCTTCTTGACGCGATTCTTCTTAGCCAACACGTTCCAACTCTACAATCTTCCTGAGGCCTACTCTGATTCAGTATGGAATTTACCCCCTGTGGTTCATACTTTTGTTTTGAACCTTGTATATATCCGGAAGATTGCATCGAGGATGAAATCTGTGGGCGTCTTGGCTGGAAATGATAGTTTGTGCTTGGATGTGAGGAAAACTCTTGATGATCCTTTGTTTCTTGAAATGTCGATGGATCTCTCCAGAACATATGGGATGATACATGAGGAACAGAACTTGATTGGTTATCCAAGGAATGCTTTGGTTGATTTTGGGGAATTTAATTACTGTATATGTAACCCTGAAGATCTTGTTAAATTTATGGACTATGCTGTTGTAAAGCTCAGTGGTAATTGCAGCAAGGGATCCATTCTGCTGCATGAATTGGATGATACCTTTCCACTTTGTCAGAGTTAA
- the LOC119984526 gene encoding mitochondrial import receptor subunit TOM7-1-like, translating to MASRVSLKSSSGKGKKAAKSQEEGSSKIKLVKEWSTWAMKKAKVITHYGFIPLVIIVGMNSEPKPHLYQLLSPV from the coding sequence ATGGCGTCTAGGGTTTCCTTGAAGAGCAGCAGTGGCAAGGGCAAAAAGGCAGCGAAGTCGCAGGAAGAAGGATCATCCAAGATTAAGCTCGTAAAGGAGTGGAGTACGTGGGCGATGAAGAAGGCTAAGGTTATCACTCACTATGGCTTTATCCCTCTTGTGATCATCGTCGGCATGAACTCCGAGCCCAAGCCACACCTCTATCAGCTCCTCAGCCCCGTCTGA
- the LOC119984291 gene encoding phosphatidylinositol transfer protein CSR1-like isoform X1: protein MAVRMCPAFGRSVFIPATTMRWPIRNCNFLVQNCVLDPNNSRKLVLEVKEKLAKDYHSLPQGKNGRDDEDMIYWFLKDRKFSVEDATAKLAKAIKWRRGFGVSKLSEESVKNIAETGKAFVHEFLDVNGRPVLIVVASKHFPAVHDPVENEKLCVFLIEKALSKLPDGKEEMLAIVDLRGFGTENADLNFITFMFDVLYSYYPKRLGDVLFVEAPFIFEPIWLLAKPLLKSYASLLSYMCKIGEMFLLPLDEEQETGVEEFNSCIELFV, encoded by the exons ATGGCGGTGCGCATGTGTCCCGCTTTCGGCCGCTCCGTCTTCATCCCGGCAACTACGATGAGATGGCCCATCAGAAACTGCAATTTCTTGGTCCAGAATTGTGTGTTAGACCCTAATAATTCACGCAAG CTGGTTCTTGAAgtgaaagagaaactagcaaaagATTACCATAGTCTCCCACAAGGAAAAAATGGAAGGGATGATGAAGATatgatatattggtttttgAAGGACAGGAAATTCTCTGTTGAGGATGCTACGGCAAAATTGGCTAAAGCAATT AAATGGCGTCGCGGATTCGGAGTATCTAAATTGTCTGAAGAGTCAGTGAAAAATATTGCTGAAACTGGAAAAGCCTTTGTGCATGAGTTTCTTGATGTCAATGGCAGACCTGTGCTCATAGTAGTAGCATCCAAGCACTTTCCTGCT GTGCATGATCCTGTTGAGAATGAGAAGCTATGTGTATTTTTGATTGAGAAGGCATTGAGCAAGCTTCCAGATGGGAAAGAAGAAATGCTAGCAATAGTTGATCTCCGGGGCTTTGGCACTGAGAATGCAGATCTTAACTTCATAACTTTTATG TTTGATGTATTATACTCTTACTATCCGAAGCGGTTGGGTGATGTCCTCTTTGTGGAAGCTCCTTTCATATTCGAGCCAATTTGGCTGCTCGCCAAGCCATTGTTAAAATCATATGCTTCTTTG ttatcTTATATGTGCAAGATTGGGGAGATGTTTTTGTTACCATTGGATGAAGAGCAAGAAACTGGGGTGGAGGAATTCAACTCTTGTATTGAGCTATTTGTTTGA
- the LOC119983843 gene encoding uncharacterized protein LOC119983843 has product MKRDPLQLTKPVCTTHHRTRQELCTQTSLVAAKQTIIQTQQHSSKMTASTNHFTSPMMPVFVAFLFVFASFSICPVVLSLSSPSDSGDRVLVNQTFRPGKELQRIKRAQAFLKKINKPAVETIQSPDGDVIDCVLSHQQPAFDHPELRGQKPLDPPERPEGLSYTTETEAEVFQQWRDSGESCPEGTVPIRRTTEKDILRASSIKRFGRKLRSHVKRDSSGTGHEHAVVFVNGDQYYGAKANINIWAPRVTNAYEFSLSQVWLISGSFGNDLNTIEAGWQVSPELYGDNYPRFFTYWTTDAYQATGCYNLLCSGFVQTNNKIAIGSAISPRSTYNGRQFDIGLMVWKDPKHGHWWLQFGSGLLVGYWPANLFTHLRNHASMVQFGGEIVNSRSSGYHTSTQMGSGHFAVEGFGKASYFRNLQVVDWDNSLLPLTNLHLLADHSNCYDIRQGRNNVWGTYFYYGGPGRNVRCP; this is encoded by the exons ATGAAGAGAGATCCTCTTCAATTGACAAAACCAGTTTGCACTACCCATCACAGAACAAGACAAGAGCTATGTACACAAACAAGTCTTGTTGCAGCAAAACAAACAATTATACAAACACAACAACATTCCTCTAAAATGACTGCTTCCACTAACCACTTTACCTCCCCAATGATGCCTGTTTTTGttgctttcctttttgtttttgcttcctTTTCTATTTGCCCTGTTGTTCTGTCTCTATCAAGTCCCTCAGATTCCGGTGACCGGGTATTGGTAAACCAGACTTTCAGGCCAGGTAAAGAGCTTCAGAGGATAAAGAGAGCCCAAGCTTTTTTGAAGAAGATCAACAAGCCTGCTGTCGAGACAATTCAG AGCCCTGATGGTGATGTGATTGATTGTGTGTTATCCCATCAACAACCTGCCTTTGACCATCCTGAGCTTAGAGGACAGAAACCATTG GATCCACCAGAAAGACCGGAAGGCCTCAGTTACACAACAGAGACAGAAGCAGAGGTGTTTCAGCAATGGAGAGATTCAGGTGAATCATGCCCAGAAGGAACAGTCCCAATCAGGAGAACCACAGAGAAGGATATTCTAAGAGCAAGTTCCATAAAAAGATTTGGCAGGAAACTAAGAAGCCATGTAAAAAGAGACTCCTCAGGCACTGGTCATGAG CATGCAGTGGTGTTTGTAAATGGTGATCAATATTATGGAGCAAAAGCAAACATAAACATCTGGGCTCCTCGCGTAACCAATGCATACGAATTCAGCTTATCACAAGTATGGCTCATCTCTGGATCATTTGGTAATGATCTTAACACCATTGAAGCTGGTTGGCAG GTCAGTCCAGAGCTCTACGGAGACAACTATCCAAGATTTTTCACTTATTGGACT ACTGATGCTTACCAAGCAACTGGGTGCTACAATTTACTCTGCTCAGGCTTTGTGCAAACCAATAACAAGATTGCCATTGGATCTGCAATATCTCCAAGGTCCACTTACAATGGCAGACAGTTTGATATAGGGCTTATGGTTTGGAAG GATCCAAAGCATGGACATTGGTGGCTCCAGTTCGGATCAGGGCTGCTGGTAGGGTATTGGCCTGCAAATTTGTTTACTCACTTAAGAAACCATGCAAGCATGGTACAGTTTGGAGGAGAAATTGTGAACTCAAGATCTTCAGGGTACCATACCTCCACCCAAATGGGTAGTGGCCATTTTGCAGTGGAAGGGTTTGGAAAAGCTTCCTATTTTAGGAATTTGCAGGTTGTGGATTGGGACAATAGTTTGCTTCCATTGACAAATCTACATCTCTTGGCGGATCATTCCAATTGTTATGATATTAGACAAGGGAGAAACAATGTTTGGGGAACTTACTTTTACTATGGAGGCCCTGGAAGGAATGTAAGATGTCCTTAA
- the LOC119983962 gene encoding plant UBX domain-containing protein 10-like, whose amino-acid sequence MSSAIRGSDPSWNGIVRRMVNLPRSILGGFSRVMGHGIGRIGLGGRRNQFIPSNLQLQNPQEPLLVQEEWAFLANFEQQYGTTHPFFYACRFMEALKIAEDDHKFMFVYLHSPQYPFTPSFCKDTLCSELVVQFLDANFISWGGLADRGEGLQMAATLQPASFPFCAVVAPAPGNSMLVLQQMEGPISPAEFLGILQRTLEDKGLAFGNGKAKVDEEMIRARAKEEAKIRADRQLREEQDAAYLAALAIDKEKERLKKPTSKQASKTANHEKLRHNSVPEQNGKAKEAAIRRETIQDPQATAQILVRFPNGERLEHSFLCTDKVQSIYRYIDSLGLPGIGNYRLISSFPRRVYGVDQMGMTLKDAGLHPRASLFLEPQ is encoded by the exons ATGTCATCAGCAATTAGGGGGAGTGATCCGTCCTGGAATGGGATTGTTCGTCGGATGGTTAACCTCCCTCGTAGCATTCTAGGAGGGTTTTCGAGAGTAATGGGGCACGGTATAGGTCGAATAGGATTGGGAGGGAGAAGAAATCAGTTCATTCCATCAAACTTACAATTACAAAATCCACAAGAGCCCTTACTTGTGCAAGAAGAATGGGCTTTTCTAGCCAATTTTGAGCAACAATATGGAACCACACATCCTTTCTTCTACGCTTGTCGATTCATGGAAGCGCTGAAGATAGCAGAAGATGATCATAAGTTTATGTTCGTGTACCTCCACTCCCCGCAATACCCTTTCACACCTTCTTTCTGTAAGGACACTCTGTGTTCAGAGCTAGTGGTTCAGTTTCTTGATGCAAATTTTATATCCTGGGGTGGACTTGCTGATAGGGGAGAGGGTTTACAAATGGCTGCAACTTTGCAGCCTGCGAGCTTCCCGTTTTGTGCAGTCGTTGCGCCTGCACCAGGCAATAGCATGCTAGTGCTGCAACAG ATGGAAGGACCTATTTCACCAGCAGAGTTTCTGGGGATTCTGCAAAGGACATTGGAGGACAAAGGGTTGGCATTTGGAAATGGAAAGGCCAAAGTAgatgaggaaatgataagagcGAGAGCGAAGGAGGAGGCGAAAATAAGAGCAGACCGTCAGTTGAGGGAAGAACAAGATGCAGCTTATCTTGCAGCTCTAGCAATTGACAAG GAGAAGGAAAGACTCAAAAAACCCACATCAAAGCAAGCCTCAAAGACTGCAAATCATGAGAAGCTTAGGCACAATTCTGTTCCAGAACAGAATGGTAAAGCAAAAGAAGCTGCCATTAGAAGAGAAACTATTCAGGATCCTCAAGCTACTGCACAG ATATTGGTACGGTTTCCGAATGGAGAAAGACTAGAGCATAGCTTCTTGTGCACAGATAAGGTCCAGTCAATTTACAGATACATTGATTCACTGGGATTACCTGGAATTGGAAACTACAGATTGATATCAAGCTTCCCCAGAAGAGTATATGGTGTTGATCAGATGGGTATGACTCTCAAGGATGCTGGTCTACATCCCAGAGCAAGCCTCTTCTTAGAGCCTCAATGA
- the LOC119983721 gene encoding disease resistance protein RPM1-like translates to MEEAMVKFFIQRLESLLVQETETFLLLEDQIARLTGRCKEIALFTEDVSRTGGDAAILSWATELGDLIFDLENSIDEFMIQMDQQQKNMSDTSGLTDGFRAQLQHIEGRLLQNSQRMNDLKLRPENEGAKEDNSISSQGMEEGEASSSFPFKSSFTSLQYYLKYCLMYCCIFPANYWISRGRLVRLFVAEGLVQDKAGEVMEDVAGEYINQLVNKGMLQVKDEEADTGMKLMVPSTHREFLLNEKLIFAVTNPDSSLPNTARRVSIYADIEKLTHNLKNLRPRSLYLFGNQGPSDGNWLNFQWAKFLRVLDLEESRIKRLADEIGDLTHMTYLGLKGTDICELPPAIGNLQYLQTLDIRRCRNFTELSAEVLKLARLRHLKMFKTFNVGGIKPPAGLGRWKNLLTLTGIHTGDTVATELGDLIQLRRLGVMDVAEEDANELFASIMKMQGLLSLSLEAKHSFNPQRLVLLESFSPPSFIRKLRLGGHLEKIPSWFGLMDKLTNLRLGFSHLSENPASVLQLLPNLRKLNLWHAYDAKQLGKEFCRAGGFPKLEVLMIASNVLEEWTELEEGALPSLQFLHLHNCLQLRMLPEGLQNVTTLKRLNLIPLLDDHMERLKPDGGEENYKIKNIQTISFIPMSALENLTRGGESRCTQQPTVDEV, encoded by the coding sequence ATGGAAGAGGCAATGGTGAAGTTTTTCATACAGAGATTGGAATCTCTACTAGTTCAGGAGACTGAAACTTTCCTTCTACTTGAAGATCAAATAGCACGGCTAACAGGCAGATGCAAGGAGATTGCATTGTTTACTGAAGATGTAAGCAGAACAGGAGGTGATGCTGCCATCCTTAGTTGGGCAACTGAGCTTGGAGATCTGATTTTTGACTTGGAAAATAGCATTGATGAATTCATGATTCAGATGGATCAGCAACAGAAAAACATGTCTGATACATCAGGGCTTACCGATGGCTTCAGAGCTCAACTGCAGCATATCGAAGGCCGTCTCCTTCAAAATTCACAAAGGATGAATGACCTCAAACTTCGACCTGAAAATGAAGGCGCGAAGGAAGACAATAGCATTAGCTCACAAGGAATGGAGGAAGGTGAAGCatcatcttcttttccttttaaatcAAGTTTTACTAGTCTACAATATTACCTCAAGTATTGTTTGATGTACTGTTGCATCTTCCCTGCAAATTACTGGATATCAAGAGGAAGATTGGTCCGGTTATTTGTAGCTGAGGGTCTGGTGCAAGATAAGGCAGGAGAAGTCATGGAAGATGTAGCTGGAGAATATATAAACCAATTGGTCAACAAGGGAATGCTTCAGGTTAAGGATGAAGAAGCAGACACTGGGATGAAACTCATGGTGCCTTCTACGCATCGCGAATTCCTTCTAAATGAAAAACTCATTTTTGCAGTTACCAATCCAGACTCTAGTCTCCCAAATACTGCTCGCCGTGTTTCAATCTATGCAGACATTGAAAAGTTAACTCACAACTTAAAAAATCTTCGACCACGATCTTTGTATTTGTTTGGAAATCAAGGCCCTTCTGATGGTAATTGGTTGAATTTTCAATGGGCAAAATTTTTGCGAGTGCTAGATCTTGAAGAAAGCCGAATAAAACGCTTAGCAGATGAAATAGGAGACCTGACCCACATGACCTATCTTGGCTTGAAAGGAACTGACATCTGCGAGCTTCCACCAGCAATTGGCAATTTACAATATCTACAAACCTTGGACATCAGAAGGTGCAGGAACTTCACAGAATTATCTGCCGAAGTCCTGAAACTTGCAAGACTGAGACACCTCAAAATGTTCAAAACATTCAATGTGGGAGGGATAAAGCCACCGGCGGGGTTAGGTAGATGGAAAAACCTCTTGACACTCACTGGAATACACACTGGTGACACTGTGGCAACAGAATTAGGTGACTTGATTCAGCTCAGGAGGCTGGGAGTGATGGATGTGGCTGAAGAGGACGCCAATGAGCTATTTGCCTCCATTATGAAGATGCAGGGTCTTCTGAGCTTGTCACTTGAAGCAAAACATTCTTTCAACCCACAGAGACTTGTCCTCTTGGAGTCATTCTCACCTCCATCATTTATTAGGAAACTTCGCCTGGGGGGTCACCTAGAGAAGATCCCAAGCTGGTTTGGCTTGATGGATAAGCTTACAAACCTACGATTAGGTTTCTCTCATCTGTCTGAAAATCCGGCATCTGTGCTCCAGCTTCTACCAAATTTGAGAAAATTGAACCTGTGGCATGCTTATGACGCAAAGCAGTTAGGGAAAGAATTTTGCAGGGCTGGTGGATTTCCAAAGCTCGAGGTTCTAATGATTGCTTCTAATGTTCTGGAGGAATGGACTGAGCTTGAAGAGGGAGCACTACCAAGCTTACAATTCCTCCACTTGCATAACTGCTTGCAACTGCGGATGCTCCCCGAAGGTCTGCAAAATGTGACTACACTGAAAAGGTTGAATTTGATACCTTTGCTCGATGATCACATGGAGAGGTTGAAACCTGATGGAGGGGAGGAAAATTACAAGATCAAAAACATTCAGACCATATCATTCATTCCTATGTCTGCGCTGGAAAATTTAACGAGAGGTGGCGAATCACGCTGCACCCAGCAGCCTACGGTTGATGAAGTTTGA
- the LOC119984290 gene encoding heme-binding protein 2-like encodes MERAKLLVIAAVNLLFVVATCEAIESPQYTVVHKESDFEVRLYRESKWISAPVRELSFQKATLFGFHRLFQYIEGANLNFSRIPMTAPVLTSIVPGAGPLHSSAYFVRFYLPEKFQANPPVPLPELKLKQYTWDSRCVAVRKFSGFAKDDNIVREAEKLAFSLSSSPWANATSDSSDAYSIAQYDSPFQFFDRLNEVWFDIDESGGVATY; translated from the exons ATGGAGAGGGCGAAGTTGCTAGTGATTGCAGCGGTGAATCTGTTGTTCGTGGTGGCTACATGCGAGGCGATCGAGTCGCCTCAGTATACGGTGGTTCACAAGGAATCAGATTTTGAGGTCAGGCTTTACAGGGAATCTAAGTGGATCTCTGCCCCTGTTCGTGAGCTCTCTTTCCAAAAGGCCACTTTGTTTGGCTTCCACAG GTTGTTTCAGTACATCGAAGGGGCCAATCTCAATTTCTCTCGCATTCCGATGACAGCTCCTGTGTTGACAAGCATAGTCCCCGGAGCTGGGCCCCTTCACTCATCAGCTTATTTTGTTAGATTCTACCTGCCTGAGAAGTTCCAAGCCAACCCACCAGTCCCGCTCCCTGAACTGAAACTGAAACAATACACATGGGACAGTCGCTGCGTTGCTGTCAGGAAGTTTTCTGGATTTGCAAAAGATGATAACATTGTGAGAGAGGCAGAGAAACTTGCATTCAGCTTGAGCAGTTCACCATGGGCAAATGCTACTTCTGATAGTAGTGATGCGTACTCAATTGCACAATATGATTCCCCGTTTCAGTTTTTTGACCGTCTAAATGAAGTCTGGTTTGATATTGATGAATCCGGTGGGGTGGCTACGTACTAA
- the LOC119984291 gene encoding phosphatidylinositol transfer protein CSR1-like isoform X2, whose protein sequence is MAVRMCPAFGRSVFIPATTMRWPIRNCNFLVQNCVLDPNNSRKLVLEVKEKLAKDYHSLPQGKNGRDDEDMIYWFLKDRKFSVEDATAKLAKAIKWRRGFGVSKLSEESVKNIAETGKAFVHEFLDVNGRPVLIVVASKHFPAVHDPVENEKLCVFLIEKALSKLPDGKEEMLAIVDLRGFGTENADLNFITFMFDVLYSYYPKRLGDVLFVEAPFIFEPIWLLAKPLLKSYASLVKFCSVEDVRKEYFTEATIPANFRS, encoded by the exons ATGGCGGTGCGCATGTGTCCCGCTTTCGGCCGCTCCGTCTTCATCCCGGCAACTACGATGAGATGGCCCATCAGAAACTGCAATTTCTTGGTCCAGAATTGTGTGTTAGACCCTAATAATTCACGCAAG CTGGTTCTTGAAgtgaaagagaaactagcaaaagATTACCATAGTCTCCCACAAGGAAAAAATGGAAGGGATGATGAAGATatgatatattggtttttgAAGGACAGGAAATTCTCTGTTGAGGATGCTACGGCAAAATTGGCTAAAGCAATT AAATGGCGTCGCGGATTCGGAGTATCTAAATTGTCTGAAGAGTCAGTGAAAAATATTGCTGAAACTGGAAAAGCCTTTGTGCATGAGTTTCTTGATGTCAATGGCAGACCTGTGCTCATAGTAGTAGCATCCAAGCACTTTCCTGCT GTGCATGATCCTGTTGAGAATGAGAAGCTATGTGTATTTTTGATTGAGAAGGCATTGAGCAAGCTTCCAGATGGGAAAGAAGAAATGCTAGCAATAGTTGATCTCCGGGGCTTTGGCACTGAGAATGCAGATCTTAACTTCATAACTTTTATG TTTGATGTATTATACTCTTACTATCCGAAGCGGTTGGGTGATGTCCTCTTTGTGGAAGCTCCTTTCATATTCGAGCCAATTTGGCTGCTCGCCAAGCCATTGTTAAAATCATATGCTTCTTTG GTGAAATTTTGCTCAGTGGAAGATGTTAGGAAGGAATATTTCACAGAAGCTACTATTCCTGCAAACTTTAGATCTTAA